Proteins encoded by one window of Scatophagus argus isolate fScaArg1 chromosome 8, fScaArg1.pri, whole genome shotgun sequence:
- the LOC124063829 gene encoding RNA-binding protein 39-like isoform X2 — translation MQLAARIRARDLEDFFSAVGKVRDVRMISDRNSRRSKGIAYIEFVEASSVPLAIGLTGQRLLGVPIIVQASQAEKNRAAAAANNLQKGSSGPMRLYVGSLHFNITEEMLRGIFEPFGKIEGIQLMMDSETGRSKGYGFISFADAECAKKALEQLNGFELAGRPMKVGHVTERSDSSTASSFLDNDELERTGIDLGTTGRLQLMARLAEGTGLKIPPAAQQALQMTGSLPFGNIAGPAAVPTPAPSQALNLPSQPLATHCLQLSNLFNPQSENDPSWAIEIQDDVIEECNKHGGIVHIYVDKNSAQGNVYVKCPSIPAAMATVNALHGRWFAGKMITAAYVPLPTYHNLFPDSVTAKQLLMPARR, via the exons ATGCAGCTTGCTGCAAGAATCCGAGCCCGAGACCTGGAAGATTTCTTCTCAGCTGTTGGAAAA gtaaGAGACGTGAGGATGATCTCGGACAGAAACTCCAGGAGATCAAAGGGCATTGCATACATCGAGTTTGTGGAGGCCTCCTCTGTACCACTGGCAATTGGATTGACTGGCCAGAGGCTTTTAGGAGTTCCTATCATTGTCCAGGCCTCTCAG gcagagaaaaacagagctgctgctgctgccaatAATCTCCAGAAGGGCAGTTCAGGTCCAATGCGGCTGTATGTTGGATCGCTGCACTTCAACATTACCGAGGAAATGCTTCGAGGCATCTTTGAGCCTTTTGGAAAG aTTGAGGGAATCCAGCTAATGATGGACAGTGAGACTGGACGATCCAAAGGATATGGTTTCATATCG tttgCAGATGCAGAATGTGCAAAAAAGGCCTTGGAGCAGCTGAATGGTTTTGAGCTGGCCGGACGTCCAATGAAGGTGGGGCACGTTACAGAGCGCTCTGACTCGTCAACAGCGAGTTCATTCCTGGACAATGATGAACTAGAGAGGACTGGCATTGACCTCGGCACCACAGGACGTCTGCAGCTTATGGCTCGCCTGGCAGAAG GAACTGGTCTGAAgattcctcctgctgctcagcaGGCCCTGCAGATGACAGGCTCCCTACCCTTTGGAAACATCGCTGGTCCAGCAG ctgttccAACTCCAGCTCCAAGCCAAGCCCTGAACCTTCCATCTCAGCCGCTGGCTACACACTGCCTTCAGCTGTCCAACCTCTTTAACCCACAATC agaaaatgatCCCAGCTGGGCCATCGAGATCCAAGATGATGTTATAGAGGAGTGCAACAAACATGGAGGAATTGTTCACATTTACGTTGACAAGAACTCTGCTCAA gGTAACGTGTATGTTAAGTGTCCCTCAATACCGGCAGCAATGGCAACTGTGAATGCACTTCATGGACGCTGGTTTGCAG GCAAAATGATAACAGCAGCCTATGTTCCTTTACCAACCTACCACAACCTCTTCCCAGATTCAGTCACGGCAAAGCAGCTTCTAATGCCGGCCCGTCGATAG
- the LOC124063829 gene encoding RNA-binding protein 39-like isoform X1: protein MADDFDVEAMLEAPYRKDEIKSSHANGHDDQNKKKRRSRSKSRSPGSKKRRSRSKDRKKGKKRSRSRERKRSRSRERHRSRSRSKERSGRYKARKSPVKKRSKSRSPFKKERSPIRQPIDNLTPEERDARTVFCMQLAARIRARDLEDFFSAVGKVRDVRMISDRNSRRSKGIAYIEFVEASSVPLAIGLTGQRLLGVPIIVQASQAEKNRAAAAANNLQKGSSGPMRLYVGSLHFNITEEMLRGIFEPFGKIEGIQLMMDSETGRSKGYGFISFADAECAKKALEQLNGFELAGRPMKVGHVTERSDSSTASSFLDNDELERTGIDLGTTGRLQLMARLAEGTGLKIPPAAQQALQMTGSLPFGNIAGPAAVPTPAPSQALNLPSQPLATHCLQLSNLFNPQSENDPSWAIEIQDDVIEECNKHGGIVHIYVDKNSAQGNVYVKCPSIPAAMATVNALHGRWFAGKMITAAYVPLPTYHNLFPDSVTAKQLLMPARR from the exons ATGGCTGATGATTTTGACGTAGAGGCCATGCTGGAGGCTCCATACAGAAAG GATGAGATCAAGTCCTCTCATGCAAACGGACATGACGACCAGAACAAGAA GAAAAGGAGAAGCCGAAGCAAGAGCCGAAGCCCAGGCTCTAAGAAGAGACGAAGCCgaagcaaagacagaaagaagggtaagaagaggagcaggagcagagaaagaaaacgaAGCCGCAGCAGAGAGCGCCATCGTAGCCGCTCCCGCAGCAAGGAACGTTCTGGGCGATACAAAGCGCGCAAGAGCCCCGT CAAGAAGCGTTCCAAAAGTCGGAGCCCCTTCAAGAAAGAGAGGAGCCCCATCAG gcAACCAATTGACAATCTAACACCAGAGGAAAGGGATGCCCGCACGGTTTTCTGCATGCAGCTTGCTGCAAGAATCCGAGCCCGAGACCTGGAAGATTTCTTCTCAGCTGTTGGAAAA gtaaGAGACGTGAGGATGATCTCGGACAGAAACTCCAGGAGATCAAAGGGCATTGCATACATCGAGTTTGTGGAGGCCTCCTCTGTACCACTGGCAATTGGATTGACTGGCCAGAGGCTTTTAGGAGTTCCTATCATTGTCCAGGCCTCTCAG gcagagaaaaacagagctgctgctgctgccaatAATCTCCAGAAGGGCAGTTCAGGTCCAATGCGGCTGTATGTTGGATCGCTGCACTTCAACATTACCGAGGAAATGCTTCGAGGCATCTTTGAGCCTTTTGGAAAG aTTGAGGGAATCCAGCTAATGATGGACAGTGAGACTGGACGATCCAAAGGATATGGTTTCATATCG tttgCAGATGCAGAATGTGCAAAAAAGGCCTTGGAGCAGCTGAATGGTTTTGAGCTGGCCGGACGTCCAATGAAGGTGGGGCACGTTACAGAGCGCTCTGACTCGTCAACAGCGAGTTCATTCCTGGACAATGATGAACTAGAGAGGACTGGCATTGACCTCGGCACCACAGGACGTCTGCAGCTTATGGCTCGCCTGGCAGAAG GAACTGGTCTGAAgattcctcctgctgctcagcaGGCCCTGCAGATGACAGGCTCCCTACCCTTTGGAAACATCGCTGGTCCAGCAG ctgttccAACTCCAGCTCCAAGCCAAGCCCTGAACCTTCCATCTCAGCCGCTGGCTACACACTGCCTTCAGCTGTCCAACCTCTTTAACCCACAATC agaaaatgatCCCAGCTGGGCCATCGAGATCCAAGATGATGTTATAGAGGAGTGCAACAAACATGGAGGAATTGTTCACATTTACGTTGACAAGAACTCTGCTCAA gGTAACGTGTATGTTAAGTGTCCCTCAATACCGGCAGCAATGGCAACTGTGAATGCACTTCATGGACGCTGGTTTGCAG GCAAAATGATAACAGCAGCCTATGTTCCTTTACCAACCTACCACAACCTCTTCCCAGATTCAGTCACGGCAAAGCAGCTTCTAATGCCGGCCCGTCGATAG
- the rh50 gene encoding rh50-like protein, producing the protein MKTQSTNLRVRLPVFVFATEVVIVSLYAFFVTYDENADARFQNNKTNPMDNAVYRDYPFFTDIQVMIFLGFGCLLAFFRLYGFGGMVFNFLTATFAIQWAILVQGYFQFSHDGKIHLGVINLINAEFACAVVLISFGAVLGKTSPLQLLIMALLEVPVFAVTEWAVLKYLKINDAGGSILIHLFACYFGLGVTFVLYRPQLNEGHAKEITSYQSDILSVMGTLFLWVFWPSFNSALTLKGDDQHRAILHTFIGLSASTLTAFALSAMLNKNGKLSMADVQNVTLAGGVTVGASVDMMISPAAAYALGMMGCTACMLGYKYLSPFLARHFRIQDQCGIHNLHGLTGLISCAAGICAILMANEELYGPSLYEIFTHRAPVEGDPKLQELQVLIPGLQPGLGRTAQEQALFQVAAVFSTIGVAALGGILTGLVLKLPYLASPSDDLCFDDELYFDVPPDYDSPLKLNNTITTEDSTA; encoded by the coding sequence ATGAAGACACAGTCGACCAACCTTCGAGTCAGGTTACCCGTGTTCGTGTTTGCCACAGAGGTGGTTATTGTTTCCTTGTATGCTTTTTTTGTCACCTACGATGAGAATGCGGATGCCAGATTTCAGAACAACAAGACTAACCCCATGGACAATGCAGTGTACAGGGACTACCCATTTTTTACTGACATACAGGTCATGATATTTCTCGGGTTTGGATGCCTGCTGGCATTTTTTCGACTCTATGGCTTCGGGGGGATGGTTTTTAACTTCCTCACAGCTACTTTTGCCATCCAGTGGGCCATTTTGGTGCAGGGGTACTTCCAGTTCAGCCATGACGGTAAGATCCATCTTGGAGTCATCAACCTGATAAATGCAGAGTTTGCCTGTGCTGTGGTGCTGATATCTTTTGGGGCAGTGCTGGGGAAGACAAGTCCTTTGCAGCTGTTGATCATGGCTCTGCTGGAAGTGCCAGTGTTTGCGGTCACAGAGTGGGCCGTGCTCAAGTATCTGAAGATCAACGATGCAGGAGGTTCAATTCTCATTCATCTCTTTGCCTGTTATTTTGGCTTGGGGGTCACTTTTGTACTGTACAGGCCGCAACTAAATGAAGGTCATGCAAAGGAGATCACAAGCTACCAGTCTGACATCCTCTCTGTGATGGGGACCTTGTTCCTCTGGGTGTTTTGGCCCTCCTTCAACTCAGCATTGACCCTGAAAGGAGATGACCAGCACAGAGCCATCCTCCACACGTTCATCGGCCTCAGTGCCTCCACGCTCACAGCCTTTGCTCTCTCGGCCATGCTTAACAAAAATGGCAAGCTCTCCATGGCCGATGTTCAGAACGTGACCCTGGCTGGAGGTGTGACAGTCGGGGCCTCTGTGGATATGATGATATCACCTGCTGCTGCGTACGCTCTCGGTATGATGGGCTGCACTGCATGTATGCTGGGCTACAAGTACTTGAGCCCCTTCCTGGCACGGCACTTCAGGATCCAGGATCAGTGTGGGATACATAATTTGCATGGTCTAACGGGACTTATATCCTGTGCTGCAGGGATATGTGCCATACTGATGGCTAATGAGGAGCTTTATGGCCCCAGTTTGTATGAGATCTTTACCCACAGAGCACCAGTTGAAGGAGACCCTAAGCTGCAGGAGCTCCAGGTGTTGATACCCGGTTTACAGCCAGGGTTGGGGAGGACTGCCCAGGAGCAGGCTCTCTTCCAGGTCGCAGCTGTGTTCTCCACAATAGGAGTGGCAGCACTTGGCGGTATCCTCACAGGCTTAGTCTTGAAGCTGCCATACCTCGCCTCACCGTCCGatgatttgtgttttgatgatgaACTATATTTTGATGTTCCTCCAGACTACGATTCACCACTTAAACTGaataacacaataacaacagaGGACTCTACTGCTTGA